In Persicimonas caeni, a single window of DNA contains:
- a CDS encoding hybrid sensor histidine kinase/response regulator — protein MSFGSLIEKFRSVALDRIEQMNVVLVGLERDPGDDEATEELLREIHTLKGEAKMMGFADVNLVSHQTEHLLILMTEKRFDVGQEAVDVAFEGLDIIRQLLTKSAGTSDAPVDLAGFVERVNEVRNREEGGETDAAPSNSEPQTGDRQPETGDRQPETGDRQLETEDRQPEPEPDPDPNLAEDSWVDAAARSHKPRQDSGGFRRPGSGRSTRTRIDAHTDSSEASEASEDGGQRSSDRLLRLQAGGTLRVDLQKLERLGNIAGEVMLMSRRLNYELGDLDAIRDEFRLWLERVEPHLPLKAISGLRSLAHRFDDFTSNARDETYRISSRTSQLDEEVRTLRHVPLAQVMSHYPRAVRDLAREQGKRVRLVHSFGNVEVDRLLLSALSEPMLHMIRNAVDHGIESPQEREASGKEPEAEIQLLAEYVGDSIRVVIQDDGRGIDPQIIRQKAVSRDLMPPERAEALSDQEALALIFEPGFSTRESVSDVSGRGIGMDVVRRQITELGGYIEVESEVGEGTAITLILPVSSAVSDVLMIDIAGKTFALAAKEVVRVDAISRDKLMEGHGGVFLEFDDEMIALHDWTQILEADGERSSGPTMTVLIVKRGSQRVAVWVDHVLGEREAMNRPFGEFLGGVRLCRGVALTDAGEVVPLLNVSELFSRAQRDRRLRPATVGSRKKYAQVNRARPAGSQTVLVVEDSEITRDLVTGILRSHGYHYIVAEDGYLGWKMLQDHRVDMVVTDIQMPRMDGLELLQRIRASEQWAELPVVILTTLGDPEDKERAMDFGADGYLVKLNFQESDLVGMVRRYLNRE, from the coding sequence ATGAGTTTCGGCTCGCTCATTGAAAAGTTTCGCTCCGTCGCGCTCGACCGCATCGAGCAGATGAACGTGGTCCTCGTGGGGCTGGAGCGTGATCCCGGCGACGACGAGGCGACCGAGGAGCTCCTTCGCGAGATTCATACCCTCAAAGGCGAAGCCAAGATGATGGGCTTCGCCGACGTCAACCTGGTCTCGCACCAGACCGAGCACCTGCTCATCTTGATGACCGAAAAGCGCTTCGACGTCGGCCAAGAGGCCGTCGACGTGGCCTTCGAGGGCCTCGACATCATCCGCCAGTTGCTGACCAAGTCGGCCGGTACGTCCGACGCCCCGGTCGACCTGGCGGGGTTCGTCGAGCGGGTCAACGAGGTCAGAAACCGCGAGGAGGGGGGAGAGACGGATGCCGCTCCTTCTAATTCGGAACCGCAAACCGGAGACCGGCAACCGGAGACCGGAGACCGGCAACCGGAGACCGGAGACCGGCAACTGGAGACCGAAGACCGGCAACCGGAGCCGGAACCGGACCCCGACCCAAACCTCGCCGAAGATAGCTGGGTCGACGCCGCCGCGCGCTCCCATAAGCCGCGTCAAGATTCCGGCGGGTTTCGCCGTCCCGGCTCCGGCCGCTCGACGCGCACGCGCATTGACGCTCACACGGACAGCTCGGAAGCCTCCGAGGCGTCCGAGGACGGTGGGCAGCGCTCCTCGGACCGACTGTTGCGCCTTCAGGCCGGCGGGACGCTGCGCGTCGACCTGCAGAAGCTCGAACGCCTGGGCAATATCGCCGGCGAGGTCATGCTCATGAGCCGGCGGCTCAACTACGAGTTAGGCGATCTCGACGCGATCCGTGACGAGTTTCGCCTCTGGCTCGAGCGCGTCGAGCCGCACCTTCCCCTCAAGGCGATCAGCGGACTTCGCAGCCTCGCTCACCGCTTCGACGATTTTACCAGCAACGCGCGCGACGAGACGTATCGCATCAGCTCGCGCACCTCGCAGCTCGACGAGGAAGTGCGCACGCTTCGCCACGTGCCGCTGGCGCAGGTCATGAGCCACTATCCGCGCGCCGTGCGCGACCTGGCCCGCGAGCAGGGGAAACGGGTGCGTCTGGTTCATTCGTTCGGCAACGTCGAGGTCGACCGGCTGTTGTTGTCGGCGCTCTCCGAGCCGATGCTGCACATGATCCGCAACGCGGTCGACCACGGCATCGAGAGCCCGCAGGAGCGCGAGGCGTCGGGCAAGGAGCCCGAGGCCGAGATCCAGCTTCTGGCCGAGTACGTCGGCGACAGCATTCGCGTGGTCATCCAAGACGACGGGCGGGGCATCGACCCGCAGATCATTCGGCAGAAGGCCGTTTCGCGTGATTTGATGCCCCCCGAGCGCGCCGAGGCGTTGAGTGACCAGGAGGCCTTGGCGCTGATCTTCGAGCCGGGCTTCTCCACGCGTGAGAGCGTCAGCGACGTCAGCGGTCGCGGCATCGGCATGGACGTGGTGCGCCGTCAGATCACCGAGCTCGGCGGCTATATCGAGGTCGAAAGTGAGGTCGGCGAAGGCACCGCGATCACGTTGATTTTGCCGGTGTCGAGCGCTGTGAGCGACGTGCTCATGATCGACATCGCCGGCAAGACCTTTGCGCTGGCGGCCAAGGAGGTCGTGCGCGTCGACGCTATTTCACGCGACAAGCTCATGGAGGGCCACGGCGGGGTCTTCTTGGAGTTCGACGATGAGATGATCGCGCTGCACGACTGGACGCAGATTTTGGAGGCCGACGGCGAGCGCAGCTCGGGCCCGACGATGACGGTGTTGATCGTGAAGCGCGGCTCGCAGCGCGTGGCCGTGTGGGTCGATCATGTGTTGGGTGAGCGCGAGGCGATGAACCGCCCGTTCGGCGAATTCTTGGGGGGCGTGCGGCTGTGTCGCGGCGTCGCCCTGACCGACGCGGGCGAAGTCGTGCCGCTTCTGAATGTCTCCGAGCTCTTCTCGCGTGCTCAGCGCGATCGCCGACTGCGTCCGGCCACGGTCGGGTCGCGCAAGAAGTACGCCCAGGTCAACCGCGCACGCCCCGCCGGCTCCCAAACGGTGCTGGTGGTCGAGGACAGCGAGATCACGCGGGATTTGGTCACCGGAATTTTGCGCAGCCACGGCTACCACTACATCGTCGCCGAGGACGGCTACTTGGGCTGGAAGATGCTCCAGGACCACCGCGTCGACATGGTCGTCACCGACATCCAGATGCCGCGAATGGACGGCCTCGAGTTGCTCCAGCGCATTCGCGCCTCGGAGCAGTGGGCCGAGCTTCCGGTGGTCATCTTGACCACGCTCGGCGATCCCGAGGACAAGGAACGCGCCATGGACTTCGGCGCCGACGGCTATCTCGTCAAGCTCAACTTCCAAGAGAGCGATCTGGTGGGCATGGTCCGCCGGTATCTCAACCGGGAGTAG
- a CDS encoding methyl-accepting chemotaxis protein: MDKLWVRISFAIGALTTVAIVALVADQWIEVPKGLLATGVAIAGFLIALGIRRALAPLSNVTRVLEGIADGDLDQRHVPVVDGGHEVGRLITSTNRMLSQLNALSERAKQLADGKIGVLEVEDKVMRSERLSDADLAISGRDGDLERSFALMTNQLRRLTIQARMISKDRLDSPLLDEKVPGELGSAFGLMVKKLRTIAERAKDIADGDLTSTVDGDGELTSAFNQMVTGLRELVERITQTAIHISTAAEQILAVLREQEMAANHQASSVEETQRTMETLLSSAKKISENAQHVFKSAEKTQHNNRTIAERISELKNHTERINEILGGIKRIADRSDLLALNASLEGMRAGEAGKGFTLVAAEMRRLAENIKDSVGDIKELVEDIGESSMASAMATDEGTRLSENTTDNALKITLITQQQKSGTEQVTQSMDDLSELINQDVAGTQQVTMAASELADLAESLRNLVDEFRISQNPATSAEYKAVNSRKRRSSSNFRSAYASDASSRNRGGGLAQSSSVLDQSREMAAADLSSSFSQVSESQESEGKAAEEESSPNLRATAMNLASAPVDDTPNTLDEESSIPIDSGADQPTIEFATNMTEDEQRDVMRKMLAERRKEQEAALSRDDIDTSDLELDDDLDDFDVDDDDEMDDAGSEDSSVEDQIDALERELEKAGGELKETSEVEEEP, from the coding sequence ATGGACAAATTGTGGGTCAGAATTTCGTTCGCCATCGGCGCCCTCACCACGGTCGCCATCGTTGCGCTGGTCGCCGACCAGTGGATCGAGGTGCCCAAGGGGCTGCTGGCGACGGGAGTGGCCATCGCCGGTTTTCTGATCGCGCTGGGTATCCGGCGCGCGCTCGCGCCGCTGTCGAACGTGACGCGGGTGCTCGAGGGGATCGCCGACGGGGATCTCGATCAGCGCCACGTGCCGGTGGTCGACGGCGGCCACGAGGTCGGCCGCCTGATCACCTCGACCAACCGCATGCTCAGCCAGCTCAACGCCTTGAGTGAGCGCGCCAAGCAACTCGCCGACGGCAAGATCGGCGTGCTCGAGGTCGAAGACAAGGTCATGCGCTCGGAGCGTCTGTCCGACGCCGACCTGGCGATTTCGGGCCGCGACGGCGATCTCGAGCGAAGCTTCGCCTTGATGACCAACCAGCTTCGCCGGTTGACCATTCAGGCGCGTATGATCTCGAAGGACCGCCTCGACAGCCCGTTGTTGGACGAGAAGGTCCCCGGCGAACTCGGCTCGGCGTTCGGTTTGATGGTCAAAAAACTGCGGACGATCGCCGAGCGCGCCAAAGACATCGCCGACGGTGATTTGACCTCGACGGTCGACGGCGACGGCGAGTTGACCAGCGCGTTCAACCAGATGGTCACCGGCCTGCGTGAGCTGGTCGAGCGCATCACCCAGACGGCGATTCATATCTCGACGGCCGCCGAGCAGATTCTGGCGGTGTTGCGCGAGCAGGAGATGGCCGCCAATCACCAGGCGTCGAGCGTCGAGGAGACGCAGCGCACCATGGAGACGTTGCTGTCGTCGGCCAAAAAGATCTCCGAGAACGCCCAGCACGTGTTCAAGTCGGCCGAAAAGACCCAGCACAACAACCGGACGATCGCCGAGCGCATCAGCGAGCTCAAGAATCACACCGAGCGCATCAACGAGATTCTGGGCGGCATCAAGCGCATCGCCGACCGGTCGGACTTGTTGGCGCTCAACGCCAGCCTCGAGGGCATGCGCGCCGGCGAGGCGGGCAAGGGCTTTACGCTGGTCGCCGCCGAGATGCGCCGGCTGGCCGAGAATATCAAGGACTCGGTCGGCGACATCAAAGAGCTGGTCGAGGATATCGGCGAGTCGTCGATGGCCAGTGCCATGGCGACCGACGAGGGGACTCGCCTGTCGGAGAATACCACCGATAACGCGCTCAAGATCACGCTGATCACCCAGCAGCAAAAATCGGGCACCGAGCAGGTCACCCAGTCGATGGACGACCTGAGCGAGCTGATCAACCAGGACGTCGCCGGCACCCAGCAGGTCACGATGGCCGCCAGCGAGTTGGCCGACCTTGCCGAGAGTCTTCGCAACCTAGTCGACGAATTTCGCATCTCGCAAAACCCCGCGACCTCGGCCGAGTACAAGGCGGTCAACTCGAGAAAGCGGCGGAGCAGCTCGAATTTTCGGTCCGCCTACGCGTCCGACGCGTCTTCGCGCAACCGTGGCGGCGGGTTGGCCCAAAGCTCGAGTGTGCTCGATCAGTCGCGAGAGATGGCCGCGGCGGATCTGTCCAGCTCGTTCAGCCAGGTCTCCGAGAGTCAAGAATCCGAAGGCAAAGCTGCCGAAGAGGAGTCGTCCCCGAACCTTCGGGCCACGGCGATGAACCTGGCGAGCGCTCCGGTCGACGACACCCCGAACACGCTCGACGAGGAGTCGAGCATTCCCATCGATTCGGGCGCCGACCAGCCGACGATCGAGTTCGCCACCAACATGACCGAGGACGAGCAGCGCGACGTGATGCGCAAGATGCTCGCCGAGCGTCGAAAGGAGCAAGAGGCTGCGCTGAGCCGCGACGACATCGACACCAGCGATCTCGAGCTCGACGACGACCTCGACGATTTCGACGTTGATGACGACGACGAGATGGATGACGCCGGCAGCGAAGACTCGAGCGTCGAAGACCAGATCGACGCGCTCGAGCGCGAACTCGAGAAGGCCGGCGGCGAGCTAAAAGAGACCTCTGAGGTAGAAGAGGAGCCATGA
- a CDS encoding chemotaxis protein CheW — translation MSDSIDQKLDFDGLIGAAEAGDGFDWETDDSEAGVSEKTVSVLRFRIGERRFAVPTEFVREIVSELDVTPVPGAPKHVRGVSVLRRQVIGVLDLHRWLDPVAEVAAVEASRVVIVEAGPYTVGIETNEVTGMDEWPEQVLDRSRIPDSINSRTRRYAAGIRLSEDEACVLLDVPKLLDDAAVQ, via the coding sequence ATGAGCGATTCAATTGACCAGAAGCTCGACTTCGACGGGCTGATCGGCGCGGCCGAGGCCGGTGACGGCTTCGACTGGGAGACCGACGACTCCGAGGCGGGTGTCTCCGAGAAGACCGTGTCGGTGTTGCGGTTTCGCATCGGCGAGCGCCGGTTTGCGGTGCCGACCGAGTTTGTGCGCGAGATCGTCAGCGAGCTCGACGTGACGCCGGTGCCCGGCGCGCCCAAGCATGTGCGCGGCGTCAGCGTGCTGCGTCGGCAAGTTATCGGCGTGCTGGACCTGCATCGCTGGCTCGATCCGGTGGCCGAGGTCGCCGCGGTCGAGGCCAGCCGGGTGGTCATCGTCGAGGCGGGCCCCTACACGGTGGGCATCGAGACCAACGAGGTCACCGGCATGGACGAGTGGCCCGAGCAGGTGCTCGACCGCAGCCGTATCCCCGATTCGATCAACTCGCGCACCCGTCGCTACGCGGCCGGTATCCGACTCAGTGAAGACGAGGCGTGCGTGCTGTTGGACGTGCCCAAGCTGTTGGATGATGCGGCGGTGCAGTGA
- a CDS encoding S41 family peptidase: MHGYYRQPTVFDDRVVFVSEDDLWEVSLEGGVARRLTSGKGAASHPFFSPDGSQIAFTATEEGTPEVYVMDAQGGAARQLTFNGAQSTTVGWSKDGAQVLFRSNYREPFSRSVGLYAVPVDGGEPQRVPVGPAHSIAYQPDGDGVVLCRHSDDLARWKRYRGGTAGVLWIDADGSGNWERLLAEQTAGLIRPMWIGERVYFVSDEEGYGNIYSCAPDGSELERHTDHVGFYARFASTDGQTIVYTVGGELWRLDVASGEASSGESSKIECTYASPKTDLNRKFVDAEDYLDDFTLHPKGHSLAVTTRGKLFNFGNWEGAVRQTGAEQGTRYRLPRYLNDGERIVVSSDATGEERFEIHRVDGSAAPEAVDTGEFDIGRPLEVKVAAESDALVFTNHRHEIVHLDLESCEAKVLDKSEHTRINGFDWSADGRWVAYGFGNDFSTGEIRIYDLEEGVWHRVTSGNYLDIEPVFDPKGRYLYFLSYRKFNPVYDEVFFELSFPRAMKPCVVTLRDEVESPFVEKPRPLDGDHDEDDEEHDEEGDEDGDEGSEEGEGNEEQKGKGLEIDFAGIERRVEVFPGREGTYGDLAATESRVFFTMHPVKGSLGQGWDDDHGDGTLRYFSLNKRRTKTFAKGVSEFVLGPDLKTMAMWTDAGLQVVSAQGEGPIHADTDDETPSRRTGFIDLYRLSVGVEPRAEWRQMLREAWRLMRDHFWREDMSGVDWGEVWVRYSGLLDRVSTRSEFSDVVWTMQGELGTSHAYEIGGDYPRPPQYHPGFLGADIVWDPGFEYERGGQTGASTKQVGGYLIEHIVAGETWEPNERSPLARPGVDIAAGDVIVAINGQRVSEHVSVDQRLVNRAGQEVELTVVDADSGEVATHTVKTLRSEFSARYREWVLANRKKVHEATDGQVGYVHIPDMGPFGFAEFHRAYMSENTKKGLLVDVRFNGGGHVSQLILEKLARQRVGYDIQRWGQPMPYPQESVMGPIVALTNEHAGSDGDIFSHTFKLMELGPLLGKRTWGGVIGIWPRHFLVDGSVTTQPEFSFWFEDVGFGVENYGTDPDIEVENPPSSYAKGEDPQLDAAIAKTMELLEEQKPKVPDFAPYPSMKPPEGLD, from the coding sequence ATGCACGGATACTACCGCCAGCCGACCGTCTTTGATGATCGTGTCGTCTTCGTCAGCGAAGATGACCTGTGGGAAGTCTCGCTCGAGGGGGGCGTCGCTCGACGCCTGACGAGCGGCAAGGGCGCGGCGTCGCACCCGTTTTTCTCGCCCGATGGCTCGCAGATCGCGTTTACGGCGACCGAGGAGGGCACGCCCGAGGTCTACGTGATGGACGCGCAGGGCGGCGCGGCGCGCCAGTTGACGTTCAACGGGGCGCAGTCGACGACGGTGGGGTGGTCGAAGGACGGCGCGCAGGTGCTATTTCGGTCGAATTATCGCGAGCCGTTCAGCCGGTCGGTGGGGCTGTATGCGGTGCCGGTCGACGGTGGGGAGCCGCAGCGGGTGCCGGTGGGGCCGGCGCATTCGATTGCGTACCAGCCCGACGGCGACGGCGTGGTGTTGTGTCGGCATTCGGACGATCTGGCGCGCTGGAAGCGCTATCGCGGCGGGACCGCGGGCGTTTTGTGGATCGACGCGGACGGCTCGGGCAACTGGGAGCGGTTGCTCGCCGAGCAGACTGCGGGGTTGATTCGGCCGATGTGGATTGGCGAGCGCGTCTACTTTGTGAGCGACGAAGAGGGCTACGGAAATATCTACTCGTGCGCGCCCGACGGCTCCGAGCTCGAGCGCCACACCGACCACGTCGGGTTCTACGCGCGCTTTGCGAGCACCGACGGCCAGACGATCGTCTACACGGTGGGCGGCGAGCTGTGGCGGCTCGACGTGGCGTCGGGTGAGGCCAGTTCGGGCGAGTCCAGCAAGATCGAGTGCACTTACGCCTCGCCCAAGACCGACCTGAACCGCAAATTCGTCGACGCCGAGGACTACCTCGACGACTTCACGCTGCACCCCAAGGGGCACTCGCTGGCGGTGACGACGCGCGGAAAGCTCTTCAACTTCGGCAACTGGGAGGGCGCGGTGCGCCAGACGGGGGCCGAGCAGGGCACGCGCTATCGCTTGCCGCGCTACCTGAACGACGGCGAGCGCATCGTGGTGTCGTCGGACGCCACCGGCGAGGAGCGCTTCGAGATCCACCGCGTCGACGGGTCGGCAGCGCCCGAGGCCGTCGACACGGGTGAGTTCGACATCGGGCGGCCGCTCGAGGTCAAAGTCGCCGCCGAGAGCGACGCGCTCGTCTTTACGAACCACCGCCACGAGATCGTCCACCTCGACCTGGAGTCGTGCGAGGCCAAGGTGCTCGACAAGAGCGAGCACACTCGCATCAACGGGTTCGACTGGTCTGCGGACGGGCGCTGGGTCGCCTACGGGTTCGGCAATGACTTCTCGACCGGCGAGATCCGCATCTACGACCTCGAAGAAGGTGTCTGGCACCGTGTCACGTCGGGCAATTACCTCGACATCGAGCCGGTCTTCGACCCCAAGGGGCGCTACCTGTACTTCTTGTCGTACCGCAAGTTCAACCCGGTCTACGACGAGGTCTTCTTCGAGCTGAGCTTCCCGCGGGCGATGAAGCCGTGCGTGGTCACCCTGCGCGACGAGGTCGAGTCTCCGTTTGTCGAAAAGCCGCGTCCGCTGGACGGCGATCACGACGAAGACGACGAGGAGCACGACGAGGAGGGCGACGAAGACGGCGACGAGGGCTCCGAAGAGGGCGAGGGGAACGAAGAGCAGAAAGGCAAGGGCCTCGAGATTGACTTCGCCGGCATCGAGCGCCGCGTGGAGGTCTTCCCGGGCCGCGAGGGCACCTACGGCGACCTCGCCGCGACTGAAAGCCGCGTCTTCTTTACGATGCACCCGGTCAAAGGGAGCCTCGGGCAGGGCTGGGACGACGACCACGGCGACGGCACGCTGCGCTACTTCTCGCTGAACAAGCGGCGCACCAAGACGTTCGCCAAGGGCGTGTCGGAGTTCGTGCTCGGGCCGGACTTGAAGACGATGGCGATGTGGACCGACGCCGGCCTGCAGGTGGTCAGCGCACAGGGCGAGGGGCCGATTCACGCCGACACCGACGACGAGACGCCGTCCAGGCGCACCGGGTTCATCGACCTGTACCGATTGTCGGTGGGCGTCGAGCCGCGCGCCGAATGGCGGCAGATGCTGCGCGAGGCGTGGCGCCTGATGCGCGACCACTTCTGGCGCGAGGACATGAGCGGGGTGGACTGGGGCGAGGTCTGGGTGCGCTACTCGGGCCTGCTCGACCGCGTGTCGACGCGCAGCGAGTTCTCCGACGTCGTCTGGACGATGCAGGGCGAGCTCGGCACGAGCCACGCCTACGAGATCGGCGGCGACTACCCGCGCCCGCCGCAGTACCATCCCGGATTCCTGGGTGCCGACATCGTCTGGGACCCCGGTTTCGAGTACGAGCGCGGCGGCCAGACGGGGGCCTCTACGAAACAAGTCGGCGGCTACCTCATCGAGCATATCGTCGCCGGCGAGACCTGGGAGCCCAACGAGCGCTCCCCGCTGGCTCGCCCGGGCGTCGACATCGCCGCAGGGGACGTGATCGTGGCCATCAACGGCCAGCGCGTCTCCGAGCACGTCTCGGTCGACCAGCGCCTGGTCAACCGCGCGGGCCAAGAGGTCGAGCTCACCGTCGTCGACGCCGACTCGGGCGAGGTGGCCACCCACACCGTCAAGACGCTGCGCAGCGAGTTCAGCGCGCGCTATCGCGAGTGGGTGCTCGCCAACCGCAAGAAGGTCCACGAGGCGACCGACGGGCAGGTCGGCTACGTGCATATCCCCGACATGGGCCCATTCGGCTTCGCCGAGTTCCACCGGGCGTATATGTCCGAGAACACCAAAAAGGGGCTGTTGGTCGACGTGCGCTTCAACGGCGGCGGCCACGTAAGCCAGCTCATCCTCGAAAAGCTCGCCCGCCAGCGCGTCGGCTACGATATCCAGCGCTGGGGCCAGCCGATGCCGTACCCGCAAGAGTCGGTCATGGGCCCGATCGTCGCGCTGACCAACGAGCACGCCGGCAGCGACGGCGACATCTTCAGCCACACCTTCAAGCTCATGGAGCTAGGTCCGCTGTTGGGCAAGCGCACCTGGGGCGGCGTCATCGGCATCTGGCCGCGCCACTTCCTGGTGGACGGCTCGGTGACGACTCAGCCCGAATTTTCGTTCTGGTTCGAGGACGTCGGGTTTGGCGTGGAGAATTATGGCACCGACCCGGATATCGAGGTCGAAAACCCGCCCAGCTCCTATGCCAAAGGCGAAGATCCGCAGCTCGACGCGGCGATCGCGAAGACGATGGAGTTGTTGGAGGAGCAGAAGCCGAAGGTGCCCGACTTTGCGCCGTATCCGAGCATGAAGCCGCCGGAAGGGTTGGACTGA
- a CDS encoding DUF2203 domain-containing protein, whose amino-acid sequence MQKRYFTVAEANEMIPFLESAFTRIIQMRHQIGDIMQLLQLVDAAPERDDFEVELPDASPAVIHNRATLKALMLAVQDELTKIEATGCLVKNLENGLVDWYATKGGRDVFLCWHVGEKEVLFWHDTREGFRGRRPIDELYELDETSEAEENAQAS is encoded by the coding sequence ATGCAAAAGCGGTACTTCACGGTCGCAGAAGCCAATGAAATGATTCCGTTTCTGGAGAGCGCGTTCACCCGCATCATCCAGATGCGCCACCAGATCGGCGACATCATGCAGTTGTTGCAGCTCGTCGACGCCGCCCCCGAGCGCGACGACTTCGAGGTCGAGTTGCCCGACGCCAGCCCGGCGGTCATCCACAACCGCGCCACGCTCAAGGCCCTGATGCTCGCCGTCCAAGACGAGCTGACCAAAATCGAGGCGACCGGTTGCCTGGTCAAAAACCTCGAGAACGGCTTGGTCGACTGGTACGCCACAAAGGGCGGCCGCGACGTCTTTTTGTGCTGGCACGTGGGCGAAAAAGAGGTCTTGTTCTGGCACGACACCCGCGAAGGCTTTCGCGGGCGCCGCCCCATCGACGAGCTCTACGAACTCGACGAGACCTCGGAGGCCGAGGAAAACGCCCAGGCCTCCTAA
- a CDS encoding site-2 protease family protein gives MFGTSEKRWKLFTLSGHDVYLTPWFLFLVALFAFSGLRAGAGMEALTEIIIWAPVLFGGILFHEFGHAYALQAYGYGGSRIVLHGFGGVTVNERRGVTSPGKSIVISLAGPLASLLLGLLSAGVLLVYTGSGISEAFSGGGLLPSFLQTMAVVNLVWAVFNMLPINPMDGGHIVLHGLRWGLKNDRKAMRYSAISSLVFLGLLVFGVILMGFTGLGLIWILVLGGMFAMQNWQIYKATNQPNRRYPRGF, from the coding sequence ATGTTTGGCACATCCGAAAAACGCTGGAAGCTCTTTACGCTATCGGGACATGACGTCTACCTGACGCCCTGGTTCCTGTTTCTGGTCGCCCTGTTCGCCTTCAGCGGACTGCGCGCCGGGGCGGGGATGGAGGCGTTGACCGAGATCATCATCTGGGCGCCGGTGCTCTTCGGCGGCATCCTCTTCCACGAGTTCGGCCACGCGTACGCGCTGCAGGCGTACGGCTACGGAGGAAGCCGCATCGTGCTGCACGGGTTTGGCGGGGTCACGGTCAACGAGCGCCGCGGGGTCACCTCCCCGGGCAAGTCGATCGTCATCAGCCTGGCCGGCCCGCTTGCGAGCCTGCTGCTGGGACTGCTCTCGGCCGGCGTCCTGCTCGTCTACACCGGCAGCGGCATCTCCGAGGCCTTCTCGGGCGGCGGCCTGCTGCCGTCGTTCCTGCAGACGATGGCCGTGGTCAACCTGGTCTGGGCGGTCTTCAACATGCTGCCCATCAACCCGATGGACGGCGGCCACATCGTGCTGCACGGGCTTCGCTGGGGCCTCAAGAATGACCGCAAGGCGATGCGCTACTCGGCGATCAGCTCGCTGGTCTTTTTGGGCCTGCTCGTCTTCGGCGTGATTTTGATGGGCTTCACCGGCCTGGGCCTCATCTGGATTTTGGTCCTCGGCGGTATGTTCGCCATGCAGAACTGGCAGATCTACAAGGCGACCAACCAGCCTAACCGGCGGTATCCGCGCGGGTTCTAA